The following nucleotide sequence is from Thermodesulfobacteriota bacterium.
GGCCTACCTGACGACCCTGGCGCGCCGCCAATACGCCCTGGCACGAAAGGTCGAGGCACTCGCCGCGGCCCTGACGCGGAAGGAGGATTGACCGTGGAGGCGACGTTGAGCCGGCGCGAGGGCGTGGTGGTGGGGTTCTTCTGGATCGTGGTGGTGGCCGTCGGGTTGCTCGTCGCCTACCAGGCGGTGACCGGAGGGGCGTCCCGTCAAGAGCGGGCCGCCCACGCCGAGGCCCAGACCGAGGTCCTGGAGAAGAAGATCGCCAACCTGGAGGCGGCGGCCCGGGCCAACCCCAACAACCTGCAAGGCCTGGTCACCCTGGGCGACGCGTACCTGGACTCCCGCCGGGGCCAGGACGCCCTGCGCGTGTTCTTGCAAGCCGAGACGATCGCTCCCGACGACGTCCACGTCCTGAGCGACCTCGGCACGATCTACCAGCAGTCCGGCCGGGTCGATGAGGCGCTGGCCAAGTTCGGCCGGATCGTGGAGCTCGACCCGAGCCAGGTGAGCGCCCGGGTGCACCTGGGGCTCCTCTACCAGAGCACCGGAAACGCCCAGAAGGCCCTGGAGACCTTCAAGGCCGCCCTGGCCCTGAACCCCGAGCCCCGCTACGCCGAGATGATCCGCAGCCAGATCACCAAGCTCGAGTCCGAGCACGGGAAGTAGCCGGCGAAGGAGAGTGGACATGGGCCGAGTTCTGCTCGTCAACGAGAACGCCAGGGCACGCGCGGGCGATCGGCTGCTCCTCACGCGTTCGGGGTATCGGGTCCTGGAGGCCTCCGACGTCTACGACGCCAACGACCTCCTATGCGAAGTCGAGGTCGATGCCGTCCTCCTCGACGCGGCGA
It contains:
- a CDS encoding CcmD family protein → MARETYVIFAYLAIWGGLLAYLTTLARRQYALARKVEALAAALTRKED
- a CDS encoding tetratricopeptide repeat protein, with amino-acid sequence MEATLSRREGVVVGFFWIVVVAVGLLVAYQAVTGGASRQERAAHAEAQTEVLEKKIANLEAAARANPNNLQGLVTLGDAYLDSRRGQDALRVFLQAETIAPDDVHVLSDLGTIYQQSGRVDEALAKFGRIVELDPSQVSARVHLGLLYQSTGNAQKALETFKAALALNPEPRYAEMIRSQITKLESEHGK